One region of Polypterus senegalus isolate Bchr_013 chromosome 11, ASM1683550v1, whole genome shotgun sequence genomic DNA includes:
- the LOC120538633 gene encoding zinc finger protein 578-like, which translates to MEDQPCEPVLEPLQLDSKSKGGVFDEEGNPSLQTGLCETDRMEQQSPQIKKNDTEEKFVNYREEDLQVLTVITKQDFCDMASAHIQQNDCEQKTMEKKSVHHFDEESLNSEPVIEDVCPKITESEIVQETDCHSVLQQDHILLSRSDSLQSGKKTYKEEEEEAFYSNGEEEEPIADILLETHLQDYSGSILSSSEQHSPNSTPNQEQQEVTKKMKNRSVPSWKSSSLPVVKLKRRNSAKMPQKTHSKTCLHLCQICGERFQESPYCCTECGRRFTKKSHNEDKQYSCSICNKWFATKAYLQIHMRIHTGEKPYCCTECGKKFKVKSYLRLHMRIHTGEKPFCCTECGRSFTWKNSLQKHQRIHIGVKF; encoded by the exons atggaagatCAACCTTGTGAGCCAGTCCTTGAGCCACTACAACTAGATTCTAAAAGCAAAGGAGGAGTCTTTGATGAAGAGGGTAATCCTTCTCTGCAGACTGGCCTCTGTGAAACTGATAGAATGGAACAACAGTcaccccaaataaaaaaaaatgatactgaGGAGAAATTTGTCAACTATAGGGAAGAAGATTTGCAGGTCCTTACAGTCATTACTAAGCAAGATTTTTGTGATATGGCTTCTGCCCACATTCAACAAAATGACTGTGAACAGAAAACAAtggagaaaaaaagtgtacatcATTTTGATGAAGAGTCCCTTAATTCAGAACCAGTTATTGAAGATGTGTGTCCAAAAATAACAGAGTCTGAAATTGTTCAGGAAACAGACTGTCATTCAGTGCTTCAACAAGACCATATATTGCTGAGCCGAAGTGATTCTCTGCAGTCTGGCAAGAAGACAtataaggaggaggaggaggaggccttCTACAGCAATGGAGAGGAGGAAGAACCAATTGCAGACATTCTGCTTGAAACAC ATTTACAAGACTATTCTGGATCCATTTTATCATCATCTGAACAACACTCTCCAAATTCAACACCAAATCAGGAACAACAAGAGgtcaccaaaaaaatgaaaaacagatcaGTACCATCATGGAAAAGCAGTTCTTTACCTGTGGTAAAGCTGAAGAGGAGAAATTCTGCTAAAATGCCTCAAAAGACACATTCAAAGACCTGCTTGCATCTTTGCCAAATATGTGGAGAAAGGTTTCAAGAGAGTCCATACTGTTGCACTGAATGTGGTAGAAGATTCACAAAGAAAAGTCACAATGAAGATAAACAATATAGCTGTAGCATATGTAATAAGTGGTTTGCAACAAAAGCCTATCTTCAGATCCATATGAGAATTCATACAGgcgagaagccatattgttgtacTGAGTGTGGCAAGAAATTTAAAGTGAAGAGTTACCTTCGGTTACATAtgagaatccacacaggagagaaACCATTTTGTTGTACGGAATGTGGCAGGTCATTTACATGGAAAAACAGTCTTCAAAAACATCAGAGAATTCACATAGGAGTAAAATTTTAA